The proteins below are encoded in one region of uncultured Fibrobacter sp.:
- a CDS encoding ATP-binding protein — protein MYLKRKLDDFLLEWKKSADRKPLIVKGARQIGKTESIKHFAANYENFVNINFVLEKKYKTICEDGYTVQDVIRNISRIDSEKKFIPGETLILFDEIQDYPEIATSLKSFCIDGRFDVICSGSMLGTNYKRIESNSVGYKSEFQMQSMDFEEFLWAMGYGSDVVGDLLSHMRSVTPFNQTDMNVFGGLFMDYCLLGGMPEVVRSFVEKGTFEGTLALQRALIADYKEDIKKYVEGIDKTRVLNVFNSIPVQLAKENKKFQVSKVASGAKFKDYWGCVEWLNDAGMVNLCHCLHTPELPLKGNFEETKYKIYFKDTGLLVANLDDESQEDLRANRNMNVYKGALYENIVAEILSKQGYELFYYKKENSTLEQDFFVRTKKTLVPVEVKAKAGTAKSLSTLVKSDAYPDITTGIKFSAGNVGFQNNIYTFPYFCAFLLKRYLSGVDF, from the coding sequence ATGTACCTGAAACGCAAACTAGATGATTTCTTGCTAGAATGGAAAAAATCCGCCGATAGGAAACCCCTGATTGTCAAAGGGGCCCGTCAGATAGGGAAGACGGAATCCATCAAGCATTTTGCTGCAAATTATGAGAATTTTGTCAACATAAACTTTGTGTTGGAGAAAAAGTACAAGACCATCTGCGAAGATGGCTACACCGTACAGGATGTCATCAGAAATATCTCTCGCATTGATTCCGAAAAGAAGTTCATACCTGGAGAAACCCTTATTCTTTTCGACGAGATTCAGGACTATCCTGAAATCGCGACATCGCTCAAGTCGTTCTGCATAGACGGTCGCTTCGATGTGATTTGCAGCGGATCCATGCTGGGAACCAACTACAAGCGCATAGAGAGCAACAGTGTTGGCTACAAGTCGGAATTTCAGATGCAGTCGATGGATTTCGAGGAATTCCTGTGGGCCATGGGATATGGCTCGGATGTTGTCGGTGATCTTTTGTCGCACATGCGGTCGGTAACGCCATTTAACCAAACGGACATGAATGTTTTTGGCGGTCTGTTCATGGACTATTGCCTTCTCGGGGGAATGCCCGAAGTGGTGCGTTCTTTTGTCGAGAAAGGAACATTCGAGGGAACGCTGGCGCTCCAGCGCGCCCTCATCGCGGATTACAAAGAAGACATAAAGAAGTATGTCGAAGGGATAGACAAGACCAGAGTGCTCAACGTGTTCAACAGCATTCCTGTACAGTTGGCGAAAGAAAACAAGAAGTTCCAGGTTTCTAAGGTTGCGAGTGGGGCGAAGTTCAAGGACTATTGGGGTTGCGTCGAATGGCTTAATGATGCCGGCATGGTGAATCTCTGCCATTGCCTGCATACACCGGAACTCCCGCTGAAAGGGAACTTTGAAGAAACAAAGTACAAGATTTATTTCAAGGATACGGGGCTCCTTGTCGCGAATCTCGATGATGAATCTCAGGAAGACCTGCGCGCCAATCGGAATATGAATGTGTATAAGGGAGCCCTTTACGAAAATATTGTTGCCGAGATTCTGAGCAAGCAGGGTTACGAGCTTTTCTACTATAAGAAAGAGAACTCCACGCTGGAGCAGGACTTTTTTGTGCGAACGAAAAAAACGCTCGTACCGGTCGAAGTCAAGGCGAAGGCTGGGACGGCAAAATCGCTGTCAACCCTTGTCAAGAGTGATGCGTACCCGGATATTACGACAGGGATCAAGTTTTCTGCGGGTAATGTCGGATTTCAGAACAACATCTACACGTTCCCTTACTTCTGTGCTTTTTTGTTGAAACGTTATCTTTCGGGAGTAGATTTCTAG